The Proteiniborus sp. DW1 sequence TTTACTCAGGAAAGGTTACAAAATGAAAATTGCATACCTACATATTTCTGATACCTAAAAAACATAATAAATTAAGAAATTTTGCAGGAAATTCATATAATGTAGTAGAATAATATTAAGAAATAAACCTAACTATATACATATATAATAGAAAATTACTATTGCTACCTTAAAGGTAATAAATATAGTCTTTATTGAAATGTTAAAACTAGGTTTGCTTCTTTGAAGCTTGCTTTTGCTAAATTTTCTGAATTATATTGATGTAGAGTCATCCTGTTCATCATAATAATATAATATTATATAAATCTTCTTTTTCAGCTCGTGCTATAAATAACTTAATTGAGGTGACATATGAACATACCTAATACTTTGACAACTATAAGATTTTTTTTGATTCCGATTTTTGTGCTTGTATTTTATTCATCAATAGAGAATAATGTGTTGTATGCTTCCCTTGTATTCGCTTTAGCAGGTATTACAGATGTGTTGGATGGTTATATTGCTAGAGCCTATAATATGGTAACTAAGTGGGGAGTAGCCATGGATCCCTTGGCAGATAAGCTTATGCAGCTAACAGTACTTATATGCTTTACTAGTAAATCATATTTACCAATATGGGTAATAATAGTAGTGGGAATAAAGGAATTATTAATGATAATCGGAGCATTATTTCTTTATTATAATGTTGATAAAACAGTTATTCCTGCCAATAAGTTTGGGAAAGTTGCTACTATAGCTTTTTATGTGGCTATATTATCAATAGCCTTTAATCTTCCAGATACAATTAACTTTATACTTATATTAGTAGCTGTAGTACTTACACTAACAGCTTTTATCAATTACCTATTAGGCTTCAAAGAAGTTAGGAAGGATAATAAAAACATTAAATCCTATTGACAAATTTAATTTTGTTATATATCATTAAAATAAAAATTAATATAGTATTGCAATGAAGAAGAGGAGTAAGTAAATAACCTACATAGAGAGTATAGTCCATAGGCTGAAAGACTTTACTAGGCAATGTTTACTGAAGGTAGCTTCTGAGCTTTCAAGCTGAAAATATAGTAGGCTTGAACGGTTGTAGCCGTTATTTTAATGAGAGCTAGATACGTTGTATCTGGAAATAAGGTGGTACCGCGATTACGGCCCTTCGTCCTTATAATGTGACGGAGGGCATTTATTATTTATAGGATGTGATTGGCTTGATTTTAAAATTAGGTATGCTTTTAATTATTTTAGGGACAGTTATAATTTTTGGCTCTGACATACTGTTTAAGCGAGGCAAGATAACTACACTACAATCCTTATTAAAGATTAAGCTAATAGGTTTAGGACTGACTATTGCAGCAACATTACTAATGATATTCGGTAAGTAAAAGCTAACTAAAAGACTAATACAAGGAGGTTTTTTATATGAGCGAAGGATTAGCTAAAACATATAATCCCAAGGAATTTGAAGAAAGAATTTATCAATACTGGAATGAAAAGGGTCATTTTAAAGCAGATGTAAATAAGGAGAAAAAGCCATTTACAATTATGATGCCACCTCCAAACGTTACAGGTAACCTACACATGGGTCATGCACTTAATGGTACTATCCAAGATATACTTACTAGATGGAAGAGGATGGAGGGATATGAGGCTCTTTGGCTTCCAGGAACTGACCATGCTAGTATATCTACAGAGGCGAGAGTAGTTGCCAAAATTGAATCAGAAGGAAAAAACAAATATGAACTTGGAAGAGAAAAGTTTCTTGAAGAAGCATGGGACTGGACAGAGAAGTATGGCGGGAATATTAGAAATCAGCTAAGAAAGCTAGGAGTTTCGTGTGATTGGTCAAAGGAAAGATTTACTTTAGATGAGGGTTTAAGTAAAGCTGTTGAAGAAGCGTTCATTAGGCTATATGAAAAAGGACTAATTTATAGAGGTGACAGAATAATTAACTGGTGTCCTAGCTGTGGTACTGCACTTTCTGATGCAGAGGTTGAGCATGAGGAGTCTCAGGGAAAGCTTTGGCATATTAAATATCCAGTTAAAGATAGTGACGAATTCATAGTTATAGCTACAACAAGGCCTGAAACTATGTTAGGTGACTTAGCAGTAGCAGTACATCCTGAGGATGAAAGATATAGCAGTTTAATAGGCAAGACATTAATTCTTCCATTAGTAAATAGAGAAATCCCAATAATTGCTGATGAATACGTTGAAAAGGAATTTGGGACAGGAGCTGTTAAAATAACGCCATCACATGACCCTAATGACTTTGAGGTTGGCGCAAGACACAACCTAGGTCAACTTAAGATTATGGATGACTATGGACATATTAATGAACATGGTGGTAAATATAGTGGACTAGAAAGATATGAAGCTAGA is a genomic window containing:
- the pgsA gene encoding CDP-diacylglycerol--glycerol-3-phosphate 3-phosphatidyltransferase, which produces MNIPNTLTTIRFFLIPIFVLVFYSSIENNVLYASLVFALAGITDVLDGYIARAYNMVTKWGVAMDPLADKLMQLTVLICFTSKSYLPIWVIIVVGIKELLMIIGALFLYYNVDKTVIPANKFGKVATIAFYVAILSIAFNLPDTINFILILVAVVLTLTAFINYLLGFKEVRKDNKNIKSY